The DNA window CAGCAGCTTGAGGTCGAGCAGGGGATTGGCCACGCGCAGGCAGTAGAGCGAGGCAATCGACAGGATGACGACAGCCAGCGCCAGTTCACCGGCGATCATGCCGCCGGCGGCATCCTTGGCGGCAAGCGAGTCCATGCCGAAGACAAGCAGGACCATGCCGCTGCCGACGAGCAGGAAGCCTGGAAAATCGAAGCGCGTGCGCACCGGCTTGGTCACTGTCGGGAACAGTGAGGCGGCAAGGATCGCCGCCGCCAGCGCGAACGGCACATTGATGAAGAAGATCCAGCGCCAGGAAATGTAGGTGGTCAGCGCGCCGCCGACGAGCGGCCCGACCAGTGGTCCGGTCTGGCTGGCCACCGAGATATACATGTTGATCTTCAGCGTCCGGTTGCGCGGAAAGCTCGACAGGATGACGACCTGGCCGAGCGTGCCCATCAGCGCGCCGCCAAATCCCTGCAGCGCGCGGGCGCCGACCAGCGTCCAGATGTCGTTCGACAGGCCGCAGAGCGCCGATGAGGTGGCGAACACCAGCAAGGCAAAGCAGTAGACGTTGCGCAGGCCGAAGCGGTCGGCCGCCCAGCCGCCGAGCGGCATCGAGATGATCAGGCTGGCGACATAGACGGTGATCAAGAGGCCAAGCTGGCTGGGCGGGCGAGCGAGGCTTTCGCCGATGCCGGGCAGCGCCGTCACCACGACATTCTGGTCGAGGCTGGTCATGAACACGCCGCAAGCGACCGTCAGCGGCAGCAGAAGCAAGGCTCTGGCCGACACATCGGCGCGATCCGTGGCGCCGGCGGATATTTCTGCGGTCATGGGGATGTTCGAACCAAACGACTGTGCCGACTCTTAAGACGGGATTTGTACCCCTTGGACCGTTTGGGCGGCCGCGTGGTTCATCATGGGCGCCTGCGGCAGGATTCTCTAGCGGCAGAACGCCTTGGCGTTGATGCCAGAGCGCTCCTTACGCCGCTCTACCGTTCAACCGTCAAGCAGATGCTGAAGCCGCGACCGCAACCATTGGTGCGCCGGATCGCCATCGCGTCGCTTGTGCCAGATTTGCGTGAATTGAAAGGCCGGAACTTCGAAAGGTGGAGCGAAGACGCAGAGCCCATCGCCGGGCGCCGGCAGTATCCGGCTGGCGACTGTAAGCACCAGGTCGGTGCCGGCGATCAGGCGTGGCGCCACGCCCCAATGCGGGAGGACGAGACACAGCCGCCGCTTGTGACCCAATTCGGCCAGGGCCTTGTCGACCTCGCTCTGACGCTCGGGCCGCAAATCGACCAGGGCGTGCGGCCGCTCCAGATAGGTAGCAAGATCCATCGTTTGCCTGCCGCCAAGGCTTGCGGTATCGGCGAGACAGGCAAAGTGCTCGTCGAACAGCCGATGCGAGCGCACGGATCGGTCCAAGCCCGGAAAAACACCAAAGGCAAGATCGATCTCGCCGTCGATGATTTGCGAAACCATCACTTCGCGGCTCGCCTGGCTGACCACGAGGTCGACATTCGGTGCCCGCGCCCGCATGAGCGGCAGAAGGGCCGGCAGGATGACCGCGGCGCCATAGTCCGACATGGCGAGCCGAAACGTCCGGCGCTCCCTTGCCGGGTCGAAGCCGGCCGGTGCCAGAAGGTGCCGCATGCGATCGAGCGCCTCGGTGAGAGCCGGCGCGATTTCCATGGCGCGTGCCGTCGGCTCGAGGCCACCTTGCCGCCTGACCAGGAGCGGGTCGTCGATAAGGTGGCGCAGCCTGGCAAGCGCATGGCTGACGGCGGGCTGGCTTTTGTTCAACCGGATTGCCACCCGCGAGACGTGGCGTTCGGCCAGCAAGGCCTCCAGCACGACGAGCAGGTTCAGATCGATACCAGCGAGATCATTCATTTGATGCATACTATGCGTATGAAAATGGAATTTCCATACGCAAGGTTGATGACCTAATTCGGCATGATCGATATGGAGATAAGATCATGCCCAGCAGTTTTTCCTTTCTGATCGCCGCCTTGCTGGCCGGGGCGGTCGTCCCGTTCCAGGCAGGGGCGAACGCGATGCTTGGCCGCCTGCTCGGTCATCCGCTCTGGGCAACCTTGGTCTCGCTGGGTGTTAGCGTTGTGCTGATCGTTCCGGTCATGATCGCTTTCAGGGTGCCGGTTCCGACCGTCGGGATGGCGCTCAAAGGTCCGTGGTGGATCTGGATCGGCGGTGCGGCAGGCGTGGTCTACATCACCGCCGCATTGCTTCTGGCGCCGAAACTCGGTGCCGCGAGCTTCATCGTCGCCGTCATTGCGGGCCAAATGGTCGCGTCGCTGGTCATCGATCATTTCGCCTTGATGAGCCTTGCCCATCGGCCGGTAAACATTGCTCGGTTTGCCGGATTTGCACTGATCATCGGCGGGCTCGTCGTGACGCAATGGGCAAGCGCGATTGCGCCACGGGCGGCCCAGTCCGATTTCAATCCGGTCCAAAAAGGAGACAGCAAATGAAAGCTCATCCCGTTCTGCGCGTGGCGCGGCCAACGAACGATCTCGCCGAGGTAGCCCGCTTCTACCGGGATGGTCTCGGTCTCCAGGAGCTGTTTCGCTTCAGCGACCACGATGGCTTCGATGGCGTTATGCTCGGGCAGCCCGGCGACGCCTATCATTTCGAATTCACCCACGCGCATGGCCACGATGCCGGCAAGGCGCCCACGGCAGACAACCTGGTCGTCTTCTACATGCCGGATAGCGACGCCTGGGAAGCCGCCATCCAGCGCATGAAGGACCACGGCTATGCCACAGTTCCGTCTTTCAATCCCTATTGGGACAGGCATGGCGTCACCTTCGAGGATTGCGACGGCTACCGGGTTGTGCTGCAGAACACCGAATGGCGCGCCGTCGCGCAGCAATCGTAGTCGACACCGGGCGAGGTGGACTTACTGCACCTCGTAGCCGACTTCCTCGCTGGCATGACAAAGCGCCTTCCAGAACGAACGCGCGAAGGATCGGAAGACATAGATGTCGAACTGGTCGGTGCCGGTGCGCTGGATCTGGGCGAAGACGTCGTGATGGGTGGTCGAGCGGCCCGCGCCGATGGGGAAGGCCGGCAGCGCGAAGTCGATGGCGAAGAATTTCGCCAGCACCCACTCCGCTTTCGGTCCGGCGATGCGGATGGCGGTGCGGCCATGCGACAGGTCCGTCACGGTGCCGATGGCCGGTGTCACCGCCTTGGCAAAGGAAGCGGCCAAGCCTTCGGCTTCGTCGGCCACGGTGAATTTTCCCGGTGCGAAGCCGAACACCGATTTCACGCCGTCGCTCAGGCCGCCGCCGGCGCCATCGGGCAATGCAAGCCCGGTGACGGTGCGGATGGCCGCGATCAACTTCTTCTCCTCTCCCGGCCAGGCGGCGAGCTGCACGATCGAACCCGGCCGCGTTTCGGTCAGGAGGATCTCGACGCCATGTTCGAAATTACCGTGCGAGCCGACATGAAACTCCGGCTCGAGGGGGGATTGGCGCTCAACCATGCATGCGGGTCCCTTCCGGATCGTAGAAATGGTTGGAGACGATCTCGACCGGCCCGAAGCGGTTGCGCAACGGATCGGAGACATGGGCACGCGTGCCGTGCCGCGCCTTGCCGCCCTCGACCAGCGCCAGCGCGATATGCTTGCCGAGCGCCGGTGAATAGCAGCAGGCGGTGATGTGGCCGATCGAGCCGTGTGGATTGGCCTCGTCCAACGTCTCGACAATGTGCGCGCCGCCATTGAGCGGCCGGTTGTCCAGCGCGATCAGGCCGACCAGTTCCAGGCGATCGGACGCGATCAGGCCTTCGCGGTCCATCATGGCCGAGCCGATGAAGGGCTTCTTCTTCGACAGCATCCAGTCGAGATGCAGGTCGCGCGCCGTGGTGCGGCCGTCGATCTCGGCGCCGGTGACATGGCCTTTCTCGATGCGCATCGTGCCCAGCGCCTCGAGCCCGTAGGTGACCAGCCCGAACGGCTTGCCGGCGTCGATCAGCGCCTCCCAGACATGGGTGCCATGGCCGGCACCGCAATAGACCTCGAAGGCCATCTCACCGGAGAAAGACAGGCGGCAAATCATCACCGGAACGCCTGCTATCTCGCCGCGGACGATGCCCATGAAGGGCAGGGTCGCATTGTCGACGGCGGTGCCGGTGACACAGGAGGCCAGGATCTGCCTGGCCTTCGGTCCGCCGATCGCGGCGCCCGCCCATTCGTCGGTCACCGAAGTGACATGGACTTTCAGCTCCGGCCAGATCACGTCGAGGAAATATTCCAGATGCTGCATCACCTTGCCGGCGTTGGCCGTCGTGGTGGTCATCAGGAAATCCTGTTCGCCGAGCCGCCAGGTGGTGCCGTCGTCAAAGGCAAACCCGTCCTCGCGCAGCATCAGCCCGTAGCGCGCCTTGCCGACGGCGAGCGTCGAAAACATGTTGGTGTAGACGCGGTCGAGGAAGGCGGCGGCGTCGGGGCCCTGCACGGCGATCTTGCCCAGCGTCGAGACATCGACGATGCCGGCGCTTTCACGCGTCGCCCTGGCCTCGCGCACATAGGCCTGCTCGACCGTTTCGCCTGAAAGCCCGTAGATCATCGGCCGGTACCAGAGGCCGGCGGAGTACATGGTCGCGCCATTGTCGAGGTGCCAGTCATGCATCGGCGTCAGCCGCTCAGGCTTCAGGTCGCCGAAGCGCTCGGCCGCAAGCGAGCCGATCGACACCGGCGCGAAGGGCGGCCGGAAGCGTGTCGTGCCGACTTCCGGGATCGGCTTGCCCAGCGCCTCGGCCATGATGGCAAGGCCGGGAATGTTGGAGCTCTTGCCCTGGTCGGTCGCCATGCCAAGCGTTGTGTAGCGCTTCAGGTGCTCGACCGAGACGAAGCCTTCGCGGTGCGCCAGCCTTACGTCCTCGGCCGTCACGTCATGCTGGAAGTCGACGAAGCTCTTGCCCTTGGCCCTGATTTCGAAGACGGGCGCCGGATCGGGGTCGCCGGCCACTGCTTCCACAGTGGGCAACGCCGCGGGCGTGCCTGTTCCACCCGCGGCGGCAAGACCGGCGGCGCGGCCTTCGGCGATCGCCTCGACCGTCGAAAAACTGCCGGTGAAGGCGCCGGCCCCGATCCATTTCTGTGTCGGTTTTGGCGGCAGGAAGGCTTGCCGTGCGGCATTCCATTCCGCTTTGGCACCGGCCTGGCTGGCCAGATGGATGGTCGGCGACCAGCCGCCCGACATCAGCAGGCAGTCGGCATGGATGCTTCGCTCATCGCCGGTGAGGGCCCCGGTGACCATGTCGAAACGCTGAACCTTGAAGCCGGAAAGCGCCTTGCCGCCCTCGGTGGCGACGACGGCGTGGCCGGCAAGGATCTCGGCTTCGGCCTCGGTGGCCAGCTTGCGCATCTCGGCCGAAAGCTCGGACCGGACGTCGACGACGGCGACGATTGCCGCCCCCGCATTTTTCAGGGCAACGGCCGCGCGATAGGCGCTGTCATTGTTGGTGAACAGGGCGATCCTTTCACCCGGCAGCACGCCGAACTCGTTGGCGTAGCGCTCGGCGGCATGGGCCAGCATCACGCCTGGCCTGTCGTTGCCCGGGAAGACCAGCGGCCGTTCGAAAGCGCCGGTTGCCAGCACCACGGATTTGGCACGGATTGCCCAATAACGATGGCGCGGCTCGCCCTTGGCGGGCTGTTCCTTGTGGTCGCTGACCCGCTCGAGCGCGGCAAGTGTATTGTTGTCGTAGTAGCCCCAGACCGTGGTGCGCGGCAAAAGCCGGACATTGTCGCGGCCTTCGAGCTGAGTGACGGTGCGGCGCGCCCAATCGGCGGCCGGCGCGCCATCGATGGTTTCCTCGGACCAGTTGGTCGAGCCGCCGAAACGCGGCTCGAGATCGGCCAGCATGACGCGCGCTCCCTGATCGGCGGCGGCCTTGGCGGCCATCAGGCCGGCGGGGCCGGAGCCGACCACCAGCACGTCGCAAAAGGCGTTCATGCGCTCATAGCGGGCCGGATCCTTCGCCGATCCGGCGCTGCCGAGACCGGCGGCGCGGCGGATGAAGTGCTCGCAGAACATCCAGAAACGCGTGCCCTTGAGCGGACCGATCACCGGACCCATGAAGGTCTTGTAGTAGAAGCCGGCGGACAGGATCTTGCCGCCGAGCTGGTTGACGGCATTGATGTCCCAGGCCAGCGACGGGAAGCGGTTCTGGCTGATCGCCACAAGCCCATCGTGGATCTCGACCATGGTCGCCGGGATGTTGGGTTCGCGCACCTCGCCCTTCAGCACCGTCACCAGCGCGTTGGGTTCCTCCACACCGGCAGTCAGCAGGCCGCGCGGGCGGTGGTACTTGAACGAGCGCCCGAAAAGCGTGACGCCCTTGGCCAGCAGCGCGGACGCCAGCGTGTCGCCGGCATGGCCGGTATAGGCGACGCCATCGAAGGTGAAACGGATTGTCTTCAGCCGGTCGACGCGGCCGCCAGTGTCGGTGCGGCGCGGGCTCATGCCTTGTCCTCCGCCTTGCGGCGCGCGGTCGAGACATGGTCGCCGCGCACGAAGGCGACGCTCGAAATCTCATGCGTCAGCGTGTTGCGCACGACCCTGAGATGCGCGCGGCAGCCGCCGGAATGCTGCCAGATTTCATTGTGGTCGCCGGCCGGGTTCAGCCGGTCATAGACATAGGCATTCCAGGCCTCGAAATTCTGCGAGGCGGGATCTGGACGTTCGCGGTTGCCGTCACCTTGATAGGTGAACTCGATGACGTCGCGCGGGCCGCAATAGGGGCAAGTGATGAGCACGGGATGTTTCCTAATGGAGCCGCGGGTTCGCGCCCTGGCCCTTGTCGTCGATGACGAGGCCGCGGTGGAAGCGGTCGAGGGTGAACGGCGCGTTGAAATCGTGCGGCTCATCCTTGGCGATGGTCCAGGCGAAGATCCAGCCGGAAGCCGGCGTCGCCTTGAAGCCGCCATAGCACCAGCCGCAGTTGAGGTACATGCCGGGCAGGGGCCCCGTGGTGATGATCGGCGAGCCGTCCATCGACATGTCGCATACGCCGCCCCAGGAGCGCAGCATGCGTACACGGGCAAGGCCCGGGAACAGCGCCAGCATCTCGCTCATCACCTCATCGACGATGGGCAGGTTGCCGCGCTGGGCATAGCTGTTGTAGCCGTCGATGTCACCGCCATAGACAAGGCCGCCCTTGTCGGACTGTGACATGTAGAAATGGCCCATGCCGAAGGTCACCACGGTGTCTATGAAGGGTTTCAGCGATTCCGTCACGAAGGCCTGCAGCACATGGCTTTCGATCGGCATCGTCTCGATGCCGGCCAACTGCATGACGCGCCCGGTGCTGCCGGCCACCGCGACCGCCACTTTCCTGGCGCGGATATCGCCGCGTGACGTGGTGACGCCGGTGACGCGGTCGCCATCGCGCAGGAAGCCCGTGACCTCGCAATTCTCGATGATGTCGACGCCACGCCGGTCGGCGCCGCGCGCATAGCCCCAGGCCACCGCGTCGTGACGGGCGGTGCCGGCACGCCGCTGCATCAGGCCGCCGACCACCGGAAATCGTGCATCGCCGGAAATGTCGAGCGCCGGTATCAGGCGCTTGATTTCGGCGGGCGTCATCAGTTCGGCGTCGACGCCGAGATGGCGCATGGCGTTGCCGCGCCTAGCATAATCGTCGAACTGGGCAGGGGTGTGCGCCAGGTTCAGGCAGCCGCGTTGCGAGAACATGACGTTGTAGTTGAGCTCGTGCGACAAGCCCTCCCACAGCTTCATCGAATGTTCGTAGAAGCGGGTGTTGGCGGGCAGCAGGTAGTTCGAGCGCACGGCCGTGGTGTTGCGGCCGACATTGCCGGAGCCGAGCCAGCCCTTTTCGAGCACGGCGACATTGGTGATGCCGTGTTCCTTGGCCAGATAGTAAGCGGTGGCGAGCCCATGGCCGCCGCCGCCGATGATGATGACATCGTAGGAAGCCTTCGGGTCGGGCTTGCGCCAGGCCGGCTTCCAGTCCTTGTTTCCCTTGAGCGCGTTCGCAAGCAGCGAAAAGGCCGAGTACTCTGCCATCATTGTCATCCGGTTCGGGCGATGCGGCAGACTATAGAGCAGGCTGTATCCGCAAAGCCAATATTGCGCCATTGCCTTTCGACTGGCCGACGCTCGGATCGCGATCCGAACGCGATCGGATGCGACGGCTTGCCCCAAGATATGGCCGTCTTTATCAAGGACAGGCTTTTTGAATGCCTTTGCCGCCCGTGAGTCGCCAATACGTCATGCCTTTGAGATTGCTCCGCCTCGTTCTGATCCTCGCGCTGGTTATTTCGGCGCCGCCGTCGTTCGAGGCGATGGCGCAGGCGCTTGGTCAAGGCTCCGCCGGATTGATCACCGATCAACAGAAGGTCATCCAGGGCCTGACGGCCAAGACCGACGATCTCGAGAAGAAAATACAGCAGGACGGTGACGACGATTCCTCGCTCGTGGATATCCGCCTGCAACTGGAGGATTTGTCGCGGGCGGCATTGACCAGTGCGCTGGCGTTCCGTCCGCGACTGACCGAAATCAACAATCGCATCGAAGTGCTAGGCCCGCCGCCGGCCGCGGGCCAGCCGCAGGAGCCCGACATCGTGACCGGCGAGCGCCAGGCACTGGCGTCGGAAAAGGCCGAGATCAACGCGGTCGTCGCCAGCGCGCAGAACCTGTCGATCCGTATCAGCGGACTGATCGACAAGATCGGCAATATGCGCAGCGAGCTGTTCCGCAACCTTTTGACCAAGCGCTACGTCCTGTCGGACGCACTGAGCCCGCAGGTGTTTTCCGACGCCCAGGACGAATACGCCAATTTCTACAAGGCGGTGTCGTCATGGCTGAGCTTCGCTTTCAAGTTCAAGTTCCAGGCCATTTTGGCGGCAACCTTCGTGGCGCTCGGGCTGGCGCTGGTTCTGCTGGTCGGCGGCAGGCGCCTGTTCGGACGCGTGTTCGAGGCAGACCCTTCCAACGAAGACCCGTCCTATCTCAGCCGCTTGTCGGTGGCCTTCTGGTCTACCTTGCTGCCGACGCTGGCGGTCGGCGCGTTTCTCGGCTCGACCATCTTCTTTTTCAATTATTACAATGTGTTGCGCGGCGACATTGGCCTGTTTCTCAATGCGTTGGCGACCGCCATCGGGGTGGTGTTCTGCGTCAACCGGCTGACCAATGCGGCACTGTCTCCGCGACTGCCGAACTGGCGTCTCATCCCGGTCGAAACCGGGCCGGCGCGCTGGCTGGTGCGCCTGGCGACCGCCATGGCCGTGGTCATCAGCGCCAACACATTCCTGTCCATCATCAACGACAAGATGGGATCGCCGCTGTCGCTGACCATCGCGCGCAGTTTCGTCGCCACCATCGTCGTCGGCATCATCCTGATCCTCATGGCGATGCTGCGGCCGTTCAAGGCACGTGACGGAAGCTGGCGGCCTTGGCCGGCATGGCTGCGCTACCTGGCACTGGCGCTTGGCCTGTTCACCATCACCGCGGCCTTGCTCGGCTTCATCGGCCTTGCGCTGTTCGTCTCGCTGCAGGTCGTGGTCACGGGCACGGCGCTGATCACCGCCTATATCGGCTTCCTCTCGGCGCAGGCGATCGGCGAGGAGGGGGCGTTCGCCAACACCACTGTCGGGCGCTGGCTGTCGACCAATTCCAGCTATGAGGATACGGCACTCGACCAACTCGGCCTTGTCGTCAGTGTAGCCATCAATCTGCTGATCATTCTGGTTTTCCTGCCGCTGATCCTGCTGATGTGGGGCTTCCAGCCCGGCGACATCCAGGCCTGGGCTTACAAGCTGGCGACTGGGATCAATATCGGGTCGGTGACGATTTCGGTCACCGGCATCCTTTCGGGCATCGTCGTCTTCGTCATCGGCTATTTCCTGACGCGCTGGTTCCAGGGCTGGCTCGATGGTTCCGTCATGGCGCGCGGCAAGGTCGATACCGGGGTGCGAAACTCGATCCGGCTGGCGGTCGGCTATGCCGGTGTCGCGTTGGCGGCGCTCGTTGGCATCTCGGCCGCCGGCATCGATCTCTCCAGCCTGGCACTGGTCGCGGGCGCGCTCTCCCTCGGTATCGGTTTTGGCTTGCAGAACGTGGTGTCGAATTTCGTCTCCGGCCTGATCCTTCTGGCCGAACGGCCGTTCAAGGTCGGCGACTGGATCGTCGCCGGCGACGTCAGCGGCACGGTCAGGAAGATCAGCGTACGTGCCACCGAGATCGAGACTTTCCAGCGGCAGTCGGTGATCCTGCCCAATTCGAACCTGATCAACAACGCCGTCGGCAACTGGACGCACCGCAACAAGCTCGGCCGTGTCGAGATCAAGGTCGGCGTCGCCTATGGAAGCGACGTCAAGCAGGTGCATGCCATCCTGCTGGAAATCGCGCGCAGCCATCCGCTGGTGCTCAAGAACCCCGAGCCCTTCGTGCTGTTTTCCAATTTCGGCGCCGCCGCGCTGGAATTCGAGATCCGCGTGTTCCTGGCCGATATTATGAACGGCAGCGCCGTGCAAAACGACATCCGCTTCTCCGTTCTCGAAAAATTCGACGACCAGCATATCGAGATACCGTCGACGCCCCGCGCTGTCGTCGAGACCAAGCATACGAAGGCCTGGCCTACCGACGACGACAAGATCGAGGCCGACTTTGCCGAACAGGAACTGGCCAAGGCAGAAGCGGCGGCTGAAGCGAAAAAGCAGGCGAAATCAGGACGCAAGCCGCGCAAGCCCGATCCCGACTAGCGCATTTCACCGTTTCCCGGAAACGGCGAACCGCTTTTCTTCGCGTGTGCCGCCTTGGGCATCATATTGTGCCGGTCGGGCAAACTAACAGGAGCCAGGCGTGAACCGGCAACCGGCGTTGGAGAGTGCCAAAGCCAATTGCGGCATGAATACGGCATTCAGTTGCGGTTCAGCTTCCATCTCATATAAGCTCCCAAGCAAAGGGCGAAAATGCCTTGCGAAATGCAACAGAGGCGGTGGGAACACCGATATTGCACCATGTGGAAGTCTCTCGTCGCTGCCGTCGCCTTGCTCGCCGTGAGCGGTTCGGCTCATGCCGCCAGCGCGGTCAACAAGGACGCCGAGACCCGTACGCTGGTCGTGACGGAGGGCGGCAGCAAGACCGACCTTGCCCTGGCCGGCGGTGAAACCGTTGAATTCTGCCAGAACGGCTGCTTCGTCACCTTGCCGAACGGTGACCTCGAAGCCCTGACCGGTTCGGAGACCGTCGAAATTTCCGGCGGCGTCGCCCGCATCAAGTAATTCTGGCGGTATCATTGGAAAGGCCGGGTATTTGCCCGGCCTTTTATCGTTTCCAGTAGCCTTTGTTTAACAATGACGCCGGAAATACCGGCGCGGCAGCCGCCTGCAACCAGACGTTTTAACGTTCGTTACGTCATCCCCCGCTATACCGGCATCAAGACGCCGAAACGCGGCGCGCAACGGGATTCCGGTTTTCCGGATCATACGCTGGCAGGGCAGGACGGCATGGATGCGCGGTCGGACAGGAACGCAATACCGCTTGCGGTCGATCTCGACGGCACGCTGATCGCGACCGACCTGCTTTGGGAAGGCTTGTTCCTCCTCCTCAAGAAGAACCCGCTCTATATTTTCCTGGTGCCTTTCTGGGTGGCCGGCGGGCCGGCGCGGCTGAAGCAGGCAATCGCGCAGCGCATCGACATCGATCCCGCGTCGCTGCCCTATCGCGCGCCGCTGCTCGACCGGCTCCGGACCGAACATAGCGAAGGCCGCAAGATCGTGCTGGCGACCGGCACGCCGCGCAAATTCGCAGACGCCATTGCCCGCCATCTCGGCATTTTCGACCGTGTGCTGGCGACCGATGGTCTCGACAATCTCACCTCGGGCAAGAAGCGCGCCTCGCTGGTCGCGGCCTACGGCGATGGCGGCTTCGACTATGCCGGCAACAGCCGGCACGATCTCCAGGTCTTCGACGCCGCGCGCAATGCAATCGTCGTCGCGCCCGATCGTCACGCCGCACGCTGGCAGGCGGCGAATGGCGCCGAAACCATGCCGGCGCCCAAGCCGACCTCGCGGACCATCATCAAGATGCTGCGCGTGCACCAGTGGCTGAAGAACTCGCTGATCGCCGTGCCGATGGTGCTGTCGCACGAATACTTCAACACCAACATGATCTGGCAGTGCGTACTGGCGTTCATCTCGTTCAGCGCGGTGGCCTCGGCTATCTATATCCTGAACGATTTCTTCGACCTCGCGCTCGACCGCAAACACGCCACCAAGCGCAACAGGCCGTTCGCCAGCGGCGCGCTGTCGATCCCGTTCGGCCTTGGCGCGATCGCGGTGCTGCTGGCGGTCGGCGTCGGCGCCGGGCTGTTCCTGGCGCCTGAATTCCTGGCCGTCCTCGGCGGCTACATGGCCGTCACCACGGCCTATTCGTTGTCATTCAAGCGCATGCTGCTGGTCGACGTGCTGACGCTTGCCGGCCTCTACACCATCCGCGTGCTCGCCGGTGCCGCCGCGACCGGCGTCGATGTCTCGTTCTGGCTGCTCGCCTTCTCGATCTTCTTCTTCCTGTCGCTGGCGCTGGTGAAGCGTTTTGTCGAACTGCGCACCACCGCCATTCCGCCTGGTGAGCGCATCGCCGGCCGTGGCTATCGCACCGAAGACCAGGAGATCGTCGCCCAGGCCGGCATGGCGTCGGCCTTTTCCTCGGCGCTGGTGCTGGCGCTCTACATGGACAGTGTCGCGGTGCGCGAACTCTACCCGCATCCATGGCTGATCTGGCCGCTGCCGCCGATCGTGCTTTACCTCACCATGCGCGTCTGGATCTTGGCGCGCCGCGACGAGATGCATGACGACCCGGTCGTCTTCATCATCCGTGACTGGCGTAGCCAGATCGTGGTGCTGATCGGCGCGATGCTGCTGGTCATCGGGGGCTGGTAGGCATGGTCGAACGCTTCCGGAGCTTTGGCCTTGCCACGCCGCCCGCGCCGCATGCCATCCACGCCGATGACGCCATCGCGCTGCTGAAGGGCGGCCAGGCGAAGGAAGCATCGCTGCTGGCCTATGGCAATGGGCGTTCCTACGGCGATTCCTGCCAGAACCACGCCGGTGCGGTCGTCGACATGCGGACGCTGAACCGCATCCGGGCGTTCAATGCCGAGACCGGTGTGCTCGAAGCGGATGCCGGCGTGCTGCTGGCGGATATCATCGCGCACGCAGCACCCTACGGCTTCTTCCCGGCTGTCGTTCCGGGCACGCAATTCGTGACGCTCGGCGGCGCCATCGCCAATGATGTGCACGGCAAGAACCATCACCGGCGCGGCACGCTCGGCTGCCATGTCGAAAGTCTCACGCTGCTGCGGTCCGATGGAAAGACCCATCGCTGCTCGACATCAGACAATCCGCGCCTGTTCCGGGCGACGATCGGCGGCATGGGGCTGACCGGCCTCATCCTGTCCGCGTCGATCCGGTTGATGCGGGTGCCTTCGCTCGACATCGTCGAAAAGACGACACCGTTTCGCGACCTCGCCGAGTTCTTTGACCTCGCCGAAGCGGCGGACCAGGCCAATGAATATGCCGTCGCCTGGATCGATCAACTCGCCGGCGGCCGCAACAGCGGGCGTGGCCTGCTGTTTACCGGCAACCACGCCGAACGCGGCTCGCACGCGGCCTCGCGCGCCGGCGGCAAGCTGGCGATACCGTTCCAGCCGCCCTTCAATGTGCTCAGCCGGCCGTTCCTGACCGCTTTCAACGCCGCCTACCGATGGAAGAAGGGCCGCGCCAC is part of the Mesorhizobium loti genome and encodes:
- a CDS encoding sarcosine oxidase subunit gamma; translated protein: MVERQSPLEPEFHVGSHGNFEHGVEILLTETRPGSIVQLAAWPGEEKKLIAAIRTVTGLALPDGAGGGLSDGVKSVFGFAPGKFTVADEAEGLAASFAKAVTPAIGTVTDLSHGRTAIRIAGPKAEWVLAKFFAIDFALPAFPIGAGRSTTHHDVFAQIQRTGTDQFDIYVFRSFARSFWKALCHASEEVGYEVQ
- a CDS encoding VOC family protein, whose product is MKAHPVLRVARPTNDLAEVARFYRDGLGLQELFRFSDHDGFDGVMLGQPGDAYHFEFTHAHGHDAGKAPTADNLVVFYMPDSDAWEAAIQRMKDHGYATVPSFNPYWDRHGVTFEDCDGYRVVLQNTEWRAVAQQS
- a CDS encoding MFS transporter codes for the protein MTAEISAGATDRADVSARALLLLPLTVACGVFMTSLDQNVVVTALPGIGESLARPPSQLGLLITVYVASLIISMPLGGWAADRFGLRNVYCFALLVFATSSALCGLSNDIWTLVGARALQGFGGALMGTLGQVVILSSFPRNRTLKINMYISVASQTGPLVGPLVGGALTTYISWRWIFFINVPFALAAAILAASLFPTVTKPVRTRFDFPGFLLVGSGMVLLVFGMDSLAAKDAAGGMIAGELALAVVILSIASLYCLRVANPLLDLKLLRIRTFRISFLTGGGLDTIGLSSVAFLLPLMFQLGFGMSAVQAGSLTFVAALGSVVMRFFMPRVLNRFGFRRVLVFNTPVVAAMVAGFALMQATTPVWIVLGYIFVFGVFRSIQWASTGNLAYSDIAPEQLARFSALYYILWQLAVAISVGLAAAMLSFLAGGGPAVTNDFRILFAIEGAITLCALLAYLKLTPQDGAHVSGHGMQMNTE
- a CDS encoding LysR family transcriptional regulator, coding for MNDLAGIDLNLLVVLEALLAERHVSRVAIRLNKSQPAVSHALARLRHLIDDPLLVRRQGGLEPTARAMEIAPALTEALDRMRHLLAPAGFDPARERRTFRLAMSDYGAAVILPALLPLMRARAPNVDLVVSQASREVMVSQIIDGEIDLAFGVFPGLDRSVRSHRLFDEHFACLADTASLGGRQTMDLATYLERPHALVDLRPERQSEVDKALAELGHKRRLCLVLPHWGVAPRLIAGTDLVLTVASRILPAPGDGLCVFAPPFEVPAFQFTQIWHKRRDGDPAHQWLRSRLQHLLDG
- a CDS encoding DMT family transporter, with translation MLGRLLGHPLWATLVSLGVSVVLIVPVMIAFRVPVPTVGMALKGPWWIWIGGAAGVVYITAALLLAPKLGAASFIVAVIAGQMVASLVIDHFALMSLAHRPVNIARFAGFALIIGGLVVTQWASAIAPRAAQSDFNPVQKGDSK